The Amblyomma americanum isolate KBUSLIRL-KWMA chromosome 3, ASM5285725v1, whole genome shotgun sequence genome window below encodes:
- the LOC144124394 gene encoding putative transporter HI_0519 → MPTQTGVEATTTFDSEATSKQHTSILLRLLRPESKAASGPGDLLLQPATRRSLLVGASAMAYQVLLVCGLYRAWYEPADWCSGVWLLVACSAALAAFEVFHTLLHYAWLRRRGTPLLPPTVLKAISCCMVAALLLLVFVDAQSSIFRLNSLGGVLVTLVIAIASSNNWHMIDWVLVARSLVAQYAIAFLFLRWASGKAVLSCVDRLVTRFFSFAADGSEHLFGYLTTGRNVGALLNYSDFEEPVVEYVHLQPVFAFQVFPVILLVGSMVNLLYYTRLMQAVVFRVGGIISLFVGSTICESACAGANVFIGMTQSSQLLSPYLSVMTKAELHSVLTSGFSTINGNLLATLVGFGLSADYLLTACLMSVPSSLLCSKLFYPESQEPLPYTSLDMLACTEASMLEACVVGCRQAIRVLGNIVALSISFLGCIKTFESVLASLSDSVGLNDVTLEMAFGYLMTPLSLAMGVSSTDSFTFGRLVGVKVVSNEFVAYIMLLKNLKNLQRRTVMLATFALCGFGNVCAVGIALGVLGALCPERLSTVADLGFRAMWAGCTASLLNACVVGSLIE, encoded by the exons ATGCCCACCCAGACCGGGGTGGAGGCCACCACGACGTTTGACAGCGAAGCGACGTCGAAGCAGCACACTTCGATTTTACTCAGG CTCCTGCGGCCGGAGAGCAAGGCGGCCTCGGGGCCCGGCGACCTGCTGCTGCAGCCAGCAACCAGACGCTCCCTGCTTGTCGGTGCTTCGGCGATGGCCTACCAG GTGCTGCTGGTCTGCGGCCTGTACCGCGCCTGGTACGAGCCCGCCGACTGGTGCTCGGGGGTCTGGCTGCTGGTCGCGTGTTCCGCGGCCCTGGCAGCTTTCGAAGTCTTCCACACGCTGCTGCACTACGCCTGGCTGCGCAGACGCGGCACGCCCCTGCTCCCGCCCACTGT GCTCAAGGCCATCTCGTGCTGCATGGTAGCGGCCCTGCTTCTGCTGGTCTTTGTGGACGCCCAGAGCAGCATTTTCAGACTCAACTCGCTGGGCGGCGTTCTCGTCACGCTGGTCATCGCCATCGCCTCGTCTAATAACTGGCACATG ATCGACTGGGTGCTGGTGGCCAGGAGCCTGGTGGCGCAGTACGCCATCGCCTTTCTCTTTCTGCGCTGGGCGTCCGGCAAGGCGGTGCTCTCGTGCGTCGACCGCCTCGTGACGCGCTTCTTCAGCTTCGCGGCCGATGGCTCGGAGCACCTGTTCGGGTACCTGACCACAGGGCGCAACGTGGGAGCGCTGCTCAACTACTCCGACTTCGAGGAGCCCGTGGTGGAGTACGTCCACCTGCAGCCCGTGTTCGCCTTCCAG GTGTTCCCAGTGATCCTTCTGGTCGGGTCCATGGTGAATCTGCTGTACTACACGCGACTGATGCAAGCAGTCGTCTTCCGGGTGGGCGGAATCATCAGCCTTTTTGTGGGCTCGACCATCTGCGAATCCGCCTGCGCCGGGGCCAACGTGTTCATCGGCATG ACGCAGTCATCCCAGTTGTTGAGCCCGTACCTCTCGGTGATGACGAAAGCGGAGCTGCACAGTGTCCTCACCAGCGGGTTCTCCACCATCAACGGAAACCTGCTCGCCACACTGGTCGGCTTCGGG CTCAGCGCTGACTACCTGCTCACCGCCTGCCTGATGAGCGTGCCTTCGTCCCTGCTGTGCTCCAAGCTGTTCTATCCAGAGTCCCAGGAGCCGCTCCCCTACACCAGCCTGGACATGCTCGCCTG CACTGAGGCGTCCATGCTGGAGGCATGCGTGGTGGGCTGCCGCCAAGCCATACGCGTGCTGGGCAACATCGTGGCCCTGTCCATATCCTTCCTGGGCTGCATCAAGACCTTCGAGAGCGTGCTGGCCTCGCTCAGCGACAGCGTTGGCTTGAACGATGTCACGCTAGAG ATGGCGTTCGGGTACCTGATGACGCCGTTGTCGCTGGCCATGGGCGTTTCTTCGACAGACAGTTTCACCTTCGGAAGGCTGGTCGGCGTCAAGGTCGTCTCGAATGAGTTTGTCGCCTACATCATGCTGCTGAAGAACCTCAAAAACCTGCAG CGGCGGACGGTGATGCTGGCCACCTTCGCTCTGTGCGGCTTCGGCAACGTGTGCGCGGTGGGCATCGCCCTGGGCGTGCTGGGGGCGCTGTGCCCGGAGCGCCTCTCGACCGTCGCCGATCTCGGATTCCGTGCCATGTGGGCCGGCTGCACCGCATCGCTGCTCAACGCCTGCGTCGTGG GTAGCCTCATCGAATGA